In Porites lutea chromosome 7, jaPorLute2.1, whole genome shotgun sequence, a single window of DNA contains:
- the LOC140943643 gene encoding uncharacterized protein, with the protein MESSKIPMRGKVKDAEAEALLRLLRQEKEYSERLLAPQIQQRAPLPAIGSSGNDNTTQQAQLCEQETVATFITQTGESSGFLYDNYEKELLSDSNFIWTPKTDVYNQPRAPSHKGVYVPSFSWRDEQCFSYPQFDQPRKKSKARTLPPIEIPVSPCSDLPERPTSPRPGSPKFWDD; encoded by the coding sequence ATGGAGAGCTCTAAAATTCCAATGCGAGGCAAAGTCAAGGACGCTGAGGCCGAAGCCTTACTTCGATTGCTTCGCCAGGAGAAGGAATATAGCGAAAGACTGTTAGCGCCGCAAATTCAGCAAAGAGCTCCTTTACCGGCAATAGGTAGCAGTGGTAATGATAATACAACGCAACAAGCGCAGTTATGCGAGCAGGAAACTGTTGCAACATTTATAACGCAAACAGGAGAAAGTTCTGGCTTTCTTTACGATAATTACGAGAAAGAGTTGCTAAGTGATTCAAACTTTATTTGGACTCCGAAAACGGATGTGTACAACCAGCCGCGCGCTCCGTCTCACAAAGGCGTTTACGTTCCATCGTTTTCATGGAGGGACGAACAATGTTTCTCCTATCCACAGTTTGATCAGCCTCGGAAAAAGTCGAAGGCTCGGACGTTACCGCCTATTGAAATACCAGTATCACCATGCAGTGATCTTCCCGAGCGACCTACCAGTCCCAGACCGGGATCGCCGAAGTTTTGGGACGATTAA
- the LOC140943173 gene encoding perlucin-like protein, translated as MIFRPTQVLLFCLLATTSGSGGKTQNSSPKPVDKLNPQAGQNFVVNNNCGLAKTEREMMAHIKAKVDYIAAQSGKVSPCPTGWVLYGKSCYLVIDVPTLEWDDARRNCLKLGGDLVKITTAAENQFIFNLILKQVKVTVNGAWLGLHRKADTKFYWTDDTLLSGYSGWNTGEPNSPSIEKCGLIWATGSGKGKWNDALCKFKNSWIAHAPVILCQRKSN; from the exons ATGATTTTTCGCCCAACACAAGTGttgcttttttgccttttggcaACAACTTCTGGATCTGGTGGGAAGACCCAAAACTCCAGTCCCAAACCAGTCGATAAGCTGAACCCTCAAGCAGGACAAAActttgttgtaaacaacaacTGCGGCCTGGCTAAAACCGAGCGTGAAATGATGGCGCACATCAAAGCAAAAGTTGATTACATTGCGGCTCAATCAGGCAAAG TATCGCCATGTCCTACCGGATGGGTTCTTTATGGAAAGTCCTGTTACCTCGTCATAGATGTGCCAACGCTAGAGTGGGATGACGCACGAAGAAACTGCCTGAAGCTTGGAGGAGACTTGGTTAAAATCACCACAGCTGCCGAAAATCAGTTCATTTTCAATCTAATTCTTAAGCAAGTGAAGGTAACGGTTAATGGCGCATGGCTGGGACTTCACCGCAAAGCAGACACAAAGTTCTACTGGACAGACGACACTCTGCTAAGCGGCTATAGTGGATGGAACACTGGTGAACCGAACAGTCCATCAATAGAAAAGTGTGGCCTCATCTGGGCTACAGGCTCCGGAAAAGGAAAGTGGAATGACGCACTATGTAAATTTAAGAATTCATGGATTGCACATGCTCCAGTGATTCTCTGCCAAAGAAAATCTAACTAA
- the LOC140943892 gene encoding perlucin-like protein — MIFRSRQVFLFCLLAITSKSGGKTQNSSPKPVDKLNPHAGQNFVVNNNCGLAKTEREMMAHIKEKVDFLAAQSGNKGSPCPTGWVLYGKTCYLVIDVPTLEWDDARRNCLKLGGDLVKITTAAENQFISNLVLKQKKVMQAGAWLGLRRKADTKFYWTDDTLLSGYSAWDIGQPDQPSIEKCGHMGASKGKWNDFPCKMKKSAITIAPVILCQRKSN; from the exons ATGATTTTTCGTTCTAGacaagtgtttcttttttgccttttggcaATAACTTCTAAATCTGGCGGGAAGACCCAAAACTCCAGTCCCAAACCAGTCGACAAGCTTAACCCTCACGCAGGACAAAActttgttgtaaacaacaattgTGGACTGGCTAAAACCGAGCGTGAAATGATGGCGCACATCAAAGAAAAAGTTGATTTCCTTGCGGCTCAATCAGGCAATAAAG GATCGCCATGTCCTACCGGATGGGTTCTTTACGGAAAGACCTGTTACCTCGTCATAGATGTGCCAACGTTAGAGTGGGATGACGCACGAAGAAACTGCCTGAAGCTGGGAGGAGACTTGGTTAAAATCACCACAGCTGCCGAAAATCAGTTTATCTCCAATCTTGTTCTCAAGCAGAAAAAAGTCATGCAAGCTGGCGCCTGGCTTGGTCTCCGCCGCAAAGCAGACACAAAGTTCTACTGGACAGACGACACTCTGTTGAGTGGCTATAGTGCGTGGGACATTGGTCAACCAGACCAGCCATCAATCGAAAAGTGTGGCCACATGGGCGCTTCAAAAGGGAAGTGGAATGACTTTCCATGTAAAATGAAGAAGTCAGCCATAACAATTGCTCCAGTGATTCTCTGCCAAAGAAAATCTAACTAG
- the LOC140943921 gene encoding perlucin-like protein, with product MIFRPTQVFLFCLLAITPESGGKTQNSSLRPVDKPNPQAGQNFVVNNNCGLAKTEREMMAHIKAKVDYIAAQSGKGSPCPTGWVLYGKSCYLVIDVPTLEWDDARRNCLKLGGDLVKITTAAENQFIFNLILKQVKVMGGGAWLGLHRKADTKFYWTDDTLLSGYNAWGIGEPNNPSGEKCGHIITSGSLRRKWNDWPCKRTKSAITDAPVILCQRKSN from the exons ATGATTTTTCGCCCAAcacaagtgtttcttttttgccttttggcaATAACTCCTGAATCTGGAGGGAAGACCCAAAACTCCAGTCTCAGACCAGTCGATAAGCCGAACCCTCAAGCAGGACAAAActttgttgtaaacaacaacTGTGGTCTGGCTAAAACCGAGCGTGAAATGATGGCGCACATCAAAGCAAAAGTTGATTACATTGCGGCTCAGTCAGGCAAAG GATCGCCATGTCCTACCGGATGGGTTCTTTATGGAAAGTCCTGTTACCTCGTCATAGATGTGCCAACGCTAGAGTGGGATGACGCACGAAGAAACTGCCTGAAGCTGGGAGGAGACTTGGTTAAAATCACCACAGCTGCCGAAAATCAGTTCATTTTCAATCTAATCCTTAAGCAAGTCAAGGTAATGGGTGGTGGCGCATGGCTGGGACTTCACCGCAAAGCAGACACAAAGTTCTACTGGACAGACGACACTCTGTTGAGCGGCTATAACGCGTGGGGCATTGGTGAACCAAACAATCCATCAGGCGAAAAGTGTGGCCACATAATTACTTCAGGCTCCTTAAGACGGAAGTGGAATGACTGGCCGTGTAAACGGACTAAGTCAGCCATAACAGATGCTCCAGTCATTCTCTGCCAAAGAAAATCTAACTAG
- the LOC140943462 gene encoding uncharacterized protein KIAA1958-like: MASSSSNSRFADITSVEEFIEGQENENTRKKTEQNVALLKEFLRLKDESRPVEEIPPHELSSFISEFIITVRKKENNEDYEPTSLRAMMASFERYLKKKNYGYSIMRDVEFEKARTALKSKQRDLKKKGKGDKPNASVPLTEDDIKLLYDKGLLGKSTPEALLNTVWFNNTVYFGLRGCKEHRDMCWGDVQLRQTTNGEEFLEYTERQTKTRTGENPRDVRQIKPKMFSVQGSERDPVTVYKFYAEKRPSEMNDNNAPFYLAVNNCKKQDSSKPWFKKSAVGVNKLNSLMKKMAEKAGLGPNVKNHSGRKTMIQTLTNNDIPATDIIQLSGHKNLQSVTNYSV; the protein is encoded by the coding sequence ATGGCGTCTTCTTCGAGCAATTCAAGGTTTGCAGATATAACTTCAGTAGAGGAATTTATTGAaggacaagaaaacgaaaacacgaggaagaaaactgaacagaaTGTTGCTTTGCTTAAGGAGTTTTTGAGGCTAAAAGATGAGTCAAGGCCTGTAGAAGAAATTCCCCCACACGAACTGAGTTCATTCATCAGCGAATTTATCATaacagtaagaaagaaagaaaacaacgaagaTTACGAACCCACTTCCTTGCGTGCTATGATGGCCAGTTTTGAACGgtatttaaagaagaagaattacGGCTACAGCATTATGAGAGACGTCGAGTTTGAAAAAGCACGAACggcattaaaatcaaaacaaagagatctcaagaagaaaggcaaaggcgATAAACCAAACGCTTCAGTTCCCCTCACAGAAGACGACATAAAACTGCTGTATGACAAAGGATTGTTAGGAAAGTCAACTCCTGAGGCTCTACTGAATACAGTTTGGTTCAACAACACAGTCTATTTCGGTCTCCGTGGTTGTAAGGAACACAGAGACATGTGTTGGGGCGATGTGCAACTACGCCAAACTACAAATGGCGAGGAATTTTTAGAGTATACTGAGAGACAAACTAAGACTCGAACCGGAGAAAATCCCAGAGATGTCAggcaaataaaaccgaaaatGTTTTCGGTTCAGGGAAGTGAAAGAGATCCcgtcactgtttacaaattctACGCGGAGAAAAGACCGTCGGAAATGAACGACAACAACGCGCCATTTTATCTAGCAGTAAATAACTGTAAAAAACAAGATTCTTCTAAACCATGGTTTAAAAAGTCAGCCGTTGGCGTGAACAAGCTGAAttcgttaatgaaaaaaatggcagaaaaagcCGGGCTGGGGCCCAATGTAAAGAACCATAGCGGTCGCAAAACAATGATCCAAACTTTAACAAACAACGACATCCCAGCGACAGATATTATTCAACTGTCGGGacataaaaatcttcaaagtgtgacaaattattctgtatag